A genome region from Maylandia zebra isolate NMK-2024a linkage group LG6, Mzebra_GT3a, whole genome shotgun sequence includes the following:
- the LOC101464850 gene encoding microfibril-associated glycoprotein 4-like, producing the protein MMQETFLVALLVLVASVHSSSQFYLPIDCDDIYRNDNTSSSGVYKIYPGGPTTPLHVYCDMDTDGGRWTVFQRRIDGTESFFRPWRHYKTGFGNVAGEYWLGLENIFLLTMRKENELRVDMEDWNGERRSAQYSSFSIESETVGYQLHLGSFTGGAAGDSLSEHNSMKFTTYDKDQDLWDKNCAQHYLGGFWYNQCHITNPNGMYAPHGAIGYDNVHVIWHTWKGWNYSLKTIAMKIRLRPKCSCRN; encoded by the exons GAGACATTCCTCGTAGCTCTGCTCGTTCTTGTGGCCTCAGTCCACTCCAGCTCCCAGTTTTACCTTCCCATTGACTGTGATGACATATATCGCAATGACAACACAAGCTCCAGTGGAGTCTACAAAATCTACCCAGGAGGTCCCACTACTCCCCTGCATGTCTACTGCGACATGGACACTGATGGAGGGAGATGGACT GTATTTCAGAGGAGGATCGATGGGACAGAAAGCTTCTTCAGGCCCTGGAGGCACTATAAGACAGGGTTTGGGAATGTGGCTGGAGAATATTGGCTGG GTCTGGAAAACATCTTCCTGCTGACTATGAGGAAGGAGAACGAGCTGCGGGTCGACATGGAGGACTGGAACGGAGAAAGGAGGTCCGCACAGTACTCCTCTTTCTCAATTGAGTCTGAGACTGTTGGGTATCAGCTTCACCTGGGCAGCTTCACTGGCGGTGCAGCAG gGGACAGTTTATCTGAACACAACTCCATGAAGTTCACCACGTACGACAAAGATCAGGATCTGTGGGATAAAAACTGCGCTCAGCATTATTTGGGTGGGTTCTGGTACAATCAGTGTCACATCACTAACCCAAACGGCATGTATGCGCCTCATGGTGCCATTGGGTATGATAACGTCCACGTGATTTGGCATACATGGAAGGGCTGGAACTACTCCCTCAAGACCATTGCCATGAAAATTCGATTAAGACCTAAGTGTTCATGCAGAAATTAA